From the genome of Bacteroidota bacterium, one region includes:
- a CDS encoding NfeD family protein: MTLTAIVLLIALGLLLLALEVLILPGLIVGVIGGVLILIGVGASYISFGPATGNYVLLGTVISSVITGVLIFRSGTWKKASLSTTLTGKVNTIDEQKIKVGDIGITLSRISPMGKALVNGEEYEVTSVDVLINENTQVVVKKIDHNKVLVSPLS, encoded by the coding sequence ATGACACTAACTGCTATTGTACTTCTTATTGCATTGGGATTATTACTTCTAGCGTTGGAAGTGTTAATTCTTCCTGGTTTGATTGTTGGTGTGATTGGAGGTGTGTTGATTTTAATAGGTGTTGGAGCTTCGTATATCTCTTTTGGCCCTGCCACTGGTAATTACGTATTGTTGGGAACAGTAATATCTTCAGTTATAACGGGAGTATTGATATTTAGATCGGGTACGTGGAAAAAAGCATCGTTAAGTACTACCTTAACCGGAAAGGTAAATACTATTGACGAACAAAAAATTAAAGTTGGAGATATTGGCATTACACTTTCTAGAATTTCTCCAATGGGTAAGGCACTTGTTAATGGAGAGGAATATGAAGTTACCTCGGTAGATGTATTGATAAATGAAAATACGCAAGTGGTAGTTAAAAAAATAGACCACAATAAAGTTCTAGTATCCCCACTTTCATAG